gtaaataaacattaaaaaaaaaaaaaaaaaaggccgcaGACATTTCTGAGGTCCCCCGGGGGCCAGAATCCTTGCTGGCTCAGAACTGCTGGTCCAGAGCTATTCCAAGTGCTGGGGATCCCACAACACTTTCCTGGTAGTCTCTGACCTAAAGATCCTCCGGCCCACCCTCTCCCAGAATTCTGCATTGCGTCCCTGGTCACTTACACAAACCCCAGCGGTAAAGAGCACCTTTGATGTGCAACGGGGAAAGCACATAACCTAATACCTGTCCAGGGCAGCCCCACGTTCTGGATTCCTCCCTTAATCTTAGCTCTCAGTCTCCTGGGGCTGGAGCACAAGGCAGAGTCCACCTGGGGTGCACACACGGGGGGGATCTGCGGGGCGTGGGGGCCAGGGTGCCAAGGCCCTACCTCAGCCATGCGCTGGTCTTCCTCCACTGGCACAAACTTGTCGTGCATGCCATGGACGAGCAGGACGGGCACAGTCAGCTCAGCATGGTAGACCTCATCGCCTTCGGGCCAGTACTGGCCGCTCATCATGGCTCGCAGAACGAAGGACGACACGTTGAACGCGTTGCCCTCTTTTAGCAGCTGCTTCTCTTTGGCTCCTTGGCGGGCAAAGCCGGCCCTGGTGGTGGGGAGGCATTCCTGGGGCCCTCATGCCAGCTTGGGCCACCAGGGGTGCCCCGCAATGCCAGTCCAGCAGTACAGCGCCCCCTCCCGCCCAACTCAGGGAGATGCCAGGGTCGGCCAGGGCCAGGGTCACTCACTTGAGAAAGCTCCAAGCCAGGCAGGGCGACAGGCAGTGCAGGACGCACGTGGGCATGTTGAAGATGGAACAAAAGCTGGGTTCCAATGCCGTGGGGCCCCCACCATTGATCATGATCACCTTGTGCACCAGGTCTGGGTACTCGTGTGCCAGGAACGTGCAGAAGGAGACACTgtcggtggggaggggggtggtggggagggttgAAGGGTGGGAGTCAGCAGGATACAGTAAGTGAGGGAGTTCATGCCCTCCCTCACTCAGAGGCAGGTCCTCGAGGGCCAACATTCCTCCCCGGGGCCCCATGGGCACTGGATGGGAGGGATGGGTGTGGCATTTGAAATGCCcccaaattggggcgcctgggtggctcagttggttaagcggccgacttcggctcaggtcatgatctcgcggtccgtgagttcgagccccacatcgggctctgtgctgacagctcagagcctggagcctgtttcagattctgtgtctccctctctcgctgaccctcccctgttcatgctctgtctctctctgtctcaaaaataaataaaaacgttaaaaaaaaattaaaaaaaagaaatgcccccAAATTGCAAGACTATATATGTGTtgagggtaatttttttttcttcttttttggagaCAAGATCCAAATCCAGAACTTTCCTCAGATCCTCAAAGCCACCATGACCCCCAAAGGGGTAAGAGTTACTTATTGTCAAGTGTTAAGGAAGCAATCCAATGAAATCCTTTGGTTTCCCAGAGAAGGTCCCTGTTTCCTATGTATCCCTTCCCTTTAAGGATAGTCTGTCTCCAGCTTCTGAACGTGGCACGTCAGCCTGCCTTATGCAGGGGGAGAGGTGCAGCCTGAAGAGAGAGCCCCCAGGGGTCCAGTTCCTGTGGGCTATAGCCATTCTGTTTTGTAAACTAGTAAACTAGTAACTAAGTTCACCATTGGGtacatttgtaaattatttagcaaataaagttttactggaacacagccacacccattggTTTACAATTATGGCTCTCTTTTTGCTATGGCGAAAGTAGAGTTGTAAAGTTCCAACAGAGATGACCATACGTCCTGCAAACCTAAAATGTTTACTCTCTGGCCCATTGAGAAAAAATTTGCCAACCCTTGCTGTAAAGAGGGACAGGATACGATCAAGAGTGAGGTGGGCTTAActgtgccagggtggctcagtccagtaagtgtccgacttcggctcaggtcatgatctcacggttcgtgggtttgggccccacgtcaggctctgtgctgacagcttagattctgtgtctccctctctctctctgcccctcccctgctcacgctctctctctttctcaaaaatgaataaacgttcaaaaaaattattaaaaaaaaaaaagaaaaaggagagaatagTACCCCTTGGCAGTGATCAGGCACCAAGGTCCAGTCTCCAACGGAGTGAGCACTCACCTAAGTGCCAGATGGTGTTATCTATCACCCCTTTAAGGGAGAGTGAAAATTACAGCAACCTGCGTCCTTGGAAAAAGACTTTACGGGATTCTAATTAGCCCTTCCTTGGAGGCCTTGGGGTCTTCAGAGCAACTGCTTTTTGAACTTGaagacagtggttctcagccaggggTGATTCTGCCGGCCAGGGGGCCCGGGGCAATATTTGAAGACGCTTCAGATTGTCATGAACATCACCAGGCCGTTGCGCCAGTGGCAACCAGCGGGTAGAGGCTAGAGATGCTGCTGCCACACATCCAACAGCCACATGAAAGCCCCTCACGGAGAAGAAAGACCTAACCCAAGATACCAGCGGTGCCGGGGCTGAGAAACGCTGCTTTAAAACAATATGAAACGATAGCAGTGGCGGGAATCCCTATCTTGTTACAGATGTTAACGAGATGTTTTCAAGGAGAGGAAGCAGCGTTTTGGCGAGGGGGTGTCCCGTCCTggccgcccccgcccctctcccccccccccccatctctcacccccatccccgccccaGCGTCGGCTCACCCGTAAGAATGTCCAATGAGCACGTTGCGCTTCTTGGCGTAACGCTTAAAGATGGCGCGCATGTCCTCTGCCAGCGCATAGAAGGTGTAGGCTGCGGCCACCTGGGGCGCGGAGCTGGCCCCGTGACCGGCCAGATCGGGTGCCACCACCTCGTAGCCCAGGCGCACAAAGAAGTCCAGCTGTTCCTTCCAGATGGCCAGGGAGCCGCCCACACCGTGGATGAAAAAGAGCACCACATCGGCCTGGGCACCTTTGCAGCTTGTGATGCGCTTCTCACAGTCAATGTGGATGGTGCGCTTGGGGCGCCGGGTTCGCCGCCGGCGGCCACCACTGCCACTTCCGGCGCTGCCCGAGCCCGAGCGGCCGTCACTGCCTGCCGGGTCCGCCAGCTCCACCTCTAGGGCGGCCGGCGGCTCCCCGGAGCCATTCTGCCCGTGCAGGAGGTCAGCACGGGGTGCCCGGCCCAGGTTCTCCACCAGCAACCGCCCGTTGCGGTACACGGTAATGCGGCGCTGGCAGCGGACCAAGCCAGACCGGTCCCCCTGGGCAGCATCTGGCAGTGGTGGAGGTGGGTTGGGGGCTGGAGCAGGCCCGGCATGCTTCACCCGCAGCACACGGCCAGGCTTGACCTCCACAAAGGTGTAGCCATCACTGGACTCGACGCTCTCCAGCGGCCCCACAGCGTTGGGGGGTGCGCCCAGTAGGCAGCAGAAGATCCCGTCGGTCACCCCGGTCAGCATGGCGTGTCCTGGAAGTGGGGCCACATCCATCTCAGGGGTCATCTACATGAggaaccctccacccccacagcaCCCAATCCCTGCACCTGGGGCAGGTGAGCTGCGCTAGGAGGTACCTTCTGGCCCCCAGTGTTTGGAGGGCGACAGCCAGTCAAGCACCAAGATGTTTAGTCTAGTCAGTGCCTGCATGGTGGCTGGCCACCCTCCTGGGCGAACCTAGTCTATCCTGGAGAGAAGGACCTGGCTATGGCTGACCCCAAGAGGTGTCCATAGGGAAGGTGGTATAGTCAGGGGGTGCTTCTTGGAGGAGGAGACATTGTAGCAAAtgaggacacccccccccccgagctgAGGATTATAGCAGTTATGGCTTCCtaaacccattcattcattcattcattcactcatccatccatccatccattcatgcacacactctcactAACTTACTTTATACTTCTGAAGGCACCTAAAAAGGTGCAGATTCCAGCGAGCCCCCATCCCAGGCCTCTGAACCTGGCTCCTGAAAGGTGAGGCCCTCAGGGAGGGAGTTAGGGACTGATCTCCAAAAGGCCTTGTCCAGCTCCCCGAGACCCAGACTGGGTCTGTTTCACAGAGGGACAAGCTGAAGCCCGGACACTCTGTACGCCCCCCCGACCCCCAGTCAGTGCTCTGGTTTCTGGGGGGTCTGACACACAATCCCCAAAGGTGATGAGGATGGAGAAGGTAAAACCCTCCCTGGGGGCCTCCAGGCCTCCATCCTGCTCCCTGGGCTACCCCCCCCTTCCGTGTCCATGGCAACCACAGGCTGTTACATAACTCAAGGGGGATACCCGTGCAGCGCACCC
This DNA window, taken from Panthera tigris isolate Pti1 chromosome A2, P.tigris_Pti1_mat1.1, whole genome shotgun sequence, encodes the following:
- the ABHD8 gene encoding protein ABHD8, translated to MLTGVTDGIFCCLLGAPPNAVGPLESVESSDGYTFVEVKPGRVLRVKHAGPAPAPNPPPPLPDAAQGDRSGLVRCQRRITVYRNGRLLVENLGRAPRADLLHGQNGSGEPPAALEVELADPAGSDGRSGSGSAGSGSGGRRRRTRRPKRTIHIDCEKRITSCKGAQADVVLFFIHGVGGSLAIWKEQLDFFVRLGYEVVAPDLAGHGASSAPQVAAAYTFYALAEDMRAIFKRYAKKRNVLIGHSYGVSFCTFLAHEYPDLVHKVIMINGGGPTALEPSFCSIFNMPTCVLHCLSPCLAWSFLKAGFARQGAKEKQLLKEGNAFNVSSFVLRAMMSGQYWPEGDEVYHAELTVPVLLVHGMHDKFVPVEEDQRMAEILLLAFLKLIDEGSHMVMLECPETVNTLLHEFLLWEPEPSPKALPEPLPAPPEEKK